Below is a genomic region from Daphnia pulicaria isolate SC F1-1A chromosome 10, SC_F0-13Bv2, whole genome shotgun sequence.
CAGACTGGcggagaggaagaagaggcgAGCGGTGGCGATGCAACAGCTTCGGCTGGCAAAGGTCTTCGCTATGATCGAGACGATGAAACTTCCAGCGGCCGCCGGAAAAGACAAGGAGTCGAAAAGTACGTCTCGGATAACTCGCAGCTCAATTTGCAATTCGAGCGACGGCGATCTCATCGTCCTCAAAGTAGCGACATGACTGGATTAACTGTTGTTCATCACTCGCCCACTATGCGCCACCGGAGTAGCGTCGCCACAGCCCCGGACACCGCCTACTCGTCGCATCCATCGTATTTGGATACCCGGTCTAGGCCGTCTCCGCAGTCATCGTCTGTAGGCGGTTTAACAGCTTTAAACAGCACCTACGAAATCAGCCGCGTCCGATCGTCGCCATCGCTGGTGCCGTCGACGAGtcgctttccttttcattaCACCcctcacccacctacaggcaATCCGCCCACTCTTCGCGAGCTCGACGCCAGGTAAATAACACGTTAATATGGATGAAATACTGAGACTCGATTAATCtaaattttgttgtattttctCCAGGCTGCGCCGCTATCGCCCCGTCTCGTTTCGTGACGGCACCTCTTACAGCCGCCGCTGAACGCCGAAtcctttgaaaaattctcCCCTTTATGCCGAACCATGGCAGCTTTTCATCACGCAATTTACAAGTTCTAGTTCACAGCACTGATGTCTGGGTTTTATAAATGATTTCTAGTCTCTTTTTCATTCACGCTAGTCAATGCCCTTCCCCCTGCTCTACCACCCTCAAAACTGAAATCGATATCGACGATTTTTACTATCTAATGatgcattattttttttttgtaaccatTGAGCTTGTTTCGTTTGGGCCGACTCTATTCCATTCGCCGGTTGTAGCCCCCTCAAAACCTTCGCAATCATGactttttatcatttcttgTTCAATTTATAATTATATACTTTGTTGCGTTCTTCCTTTTCCCCGATGGATGATGTCAAATGCGTTATTAGAGGGGCTATAGGGAAAAACGCCAGCTGCTATGTGATAATCGGGtcacttctgctgctgctaaaAACACACctgtattatttatttattcatttttccactttttatttgattcttgtttccgtaagtttggaaacacttGTTTCGCGTGCGTGTCAATCCCTATCGCCctgaagacatttttttatgtactTCAACTGGTATTTGTGTTGTGGTTTTATTAGctatctaaattttttttccctttcgacTTTAGTGTCAGCTATACATATTTACTTATCGGTGCTCTCCAATTCGCAAAAGTGGTCTgtgacttttttctttgttttgacaTCCCTCTCCGCTCGACCGAAACCCCTCACCTCTGTTGTACTCGAGTCAGCgcgaaggtaaaaaaaaaaaataaaataaaaaatacatcgTTTGAAGTTATTCTATTGCAATTCAAATATCTTAAATAAAACGGTAATTGAACAAACAGTGGTTTACTTAACATCTGATGGCCATGACGTCCTTTGTATTGACTagataagttttttaaaacacaaatttaaCATTCAGCGCTTCAGTTAaagtgtttcttcttctttgacggTAAGTAGATCGGTTTTCCGTTGCAAAGTTTCaagatttcttcattttcttggtCATTTAATATCTCTTTCTTTAGCAATTTTGGTGAAAAGGTTAGTGCAATAAATGTAATGCCTAAAAAAGTAAGTAAATATTACAAATTATGCATTATTGCTTGGTaaagtaaaattattcaaagaaATAGATATTACCATCTACTATAACAGGGAAAataatatgaaaattgaatggAGTACTCTTAAACTTCAATGCTTCCAGCATCAGGTACACAATTTTCAATACTAAAGATGAAAtgtataaaaattttaattacacaCATATTAGTTAATTATGTCAATATTTACAAAGGGAAAACATTGCCATTACTGccatcctgaaaaaaaaaattaacgaaaTCAGAATAAAGAGTAGttgcaaatttcaattttaacttACGACCAGTGGTGAATGCAAAAGGCACTAAGTAAAAGAATGCTTCCATTTTGAATGGAGTAAGCTATCAAGAGTCTTGCACTTGAGGATGGTAGAGGTACTATGTAAATGAAGTTATCAGACATCAGAATGAAATAGTATTAGTGTGGAATACTGGctgttaaaataaatgaactcCAAAGAACTAAGAATCCattgaaatgtaataaaatcTAAACCCTAATGGGGAGAACTGTAAGTAAAGGATTAGAATTTGCTTACGATTTTCAAGGTCTGTAATGTTAGTTGAAGAATTGTAGTTTTTGTAATAAGACCCCAAGAAAACATCCTTGTCAAACCAAGAACGAAGAGCTTGAGCAAAATCTAAAAATGACACAAAAGCGAGCCAACCTCTCAGAGTGTAGACTCCTCTGTCTACCATTCTGAGTTATCATTCAACGAAACAATGCTTCGATTTCTCAACGGACGGTAAAAATTACTTTAACTGTTCCaaatagaaattttgaatataaatcacataatataataaaaagtattatatTCTCTATTCCCGTACGTCCGTACGTAGGTTTGGAGCAGACGACGATTCGGCGAGGCAAGACACCTAGTGAGGGAATTTCATACTGCTCTATGGAATCCCATTTCATATGTCGTCTGTCGACTGCTTCATTCACGTCACGCATCACGCGTGGATTTCGTTGATTGACATGACGTTAGTGCAGGTTTGCGTTAGTGCTAGTCCGTCGTTCTTGTCTTTTCTTTAACGTATATACGATTATACGTTAGTTAGTCATTACAGGGTACACTTTTTCCTGACATTTTTCGTCATAAGGTAATTTCAGCTTGTATTCTTTAAGGTcaatgttaattttttgtgtggTGAATTTACAGGTAACATAGCGTACAATTTATACTTTGCAATTCCATCTGACCATGTGGCCTGGAAGGCTGTAACTGCTGTACAATTTTccaaaatgtcgtctcttgctgcATTCACCGGCTTTACGTTTCCTTTTATGCAGAAATACTTTAGAACAGTAAAAGCAGGTAAAAGTGTTGATCAACATTCAAGgtaacacatttttatttgacgaCCTTGTGACCTTGTTTCTGATAGTgattgagtttttatttttctatttaacaGCCTGGTGAAGTCTGAGCTTCTTCATTGCAGTCCAATATGCACATGGATTTGTTGCAGTTAGCTGGCGAAAGGTGTTCCTCTTGCGGTTGCAGGCTTGCTACCTGTACCAGTTGTAACTTTCATCACATgcagaaaaagaacaatttaaagtaattatgttggtaaacttttttaaagtaaGGCTACACATTTACTTTGTTGATGACTAGCTCTTGGACTTTAGTTTTGTTGACTTTTCAGTTAAGACTCTTTTCATAAGCTTGCCAACtgttgatttctttgttaCATTCATAAAAGTAATTATGTTGGATTGCTTGGTTGAAtgatatttgattattttttatttttatacagcATTTCCATTGATACAAaagatgaatttcatttttgttaaaGGTTTATGTAGTTGCTGTTGCCATCTAATtccatttaatttatttcagtTGTGGAAATTGAACCTTGGAAAAGCTTGCCAACTTTAGGTTCCTTTGCAACATTTATTCTGAAGGATTTTGTAGTTTAACTCAACTtcgatcatttttgttttgtcatttGAGAAATTGTTGCTTGatagtaattgagttttttttttaattggattaACACCATGGTGGAATTTGAGCTTCTTTGTTGCTGCCCAAATTACACATGGATTTGATGCAGCCAGCTGATATAGGGTGTTCCTCTTGCTACGTGTACctgtcattttcttcttcattcaagTCTAATTCACATGTAGATTACTTCAGCCAGACTGTTGAATTTGACATGGTACACTTTTCTTAAtggtaaaattattattaggcTTAACTCTTGTAAATAACATAAAgtgacatttattttatcttttcagGCAGTATTTCcattaattctgaaaaattaattcctttctttttggttataGGTTGATCGTTTATATTCGCGTAGTTGCTGTCCGATGTGGcacgttgttgcagcctatgctGCTGAAAGATCTTTCTACATACACAAGTTCAATTGGCCGTTCCTTGGTGCTGGTTTCGTGTTACCGAAATTGCatcattattttgttaaattgtcatCGAGACTATGCAGTTTATCATCGTTAAAAGTTAAGAAGCAGTAAAAACAAGTTTGGGATGTTtttgtcaaacaaaaaataaacatgttttcggggttgggaaagaaaagtggaGGATGTTGGAGATGGAGGAGGATATCTCAAGTTTAGATAAAAAATCAGTTAATCTATAACCCTACAAACATATCCCTACCAACTAATTTGCAAACCCCACAAACTTATACCTTCCCATTCTTCAAACCCCACACCTACCAACCTCTAAATTTATACCCTAAACCCCATAAACCAATGTAATACCTTAACAATGCAatgtatttaataaataaaaataaatatattgtaTGTACcaatattcattttattttttatatgaacaaaaaattcaacaaacagACCGTCCGGTACAAGACGTATTTCTTCTGTACGAGTTAAACacaacccgccaccaccgctgcggcaataAGACAAAAAGCGATGGTTTAGTTTTGCGAAAATCTGCGTtagtcaagttacaaatttttctaactcAACAACTCCTGtcgaattttgcatctagtctactggtgcaaatagcGATCGTGTTTGGTAGTTAAGAAgatggttgtttaaaaaaccaacaatGGTGAGTTTTTTTGGCTACTGAGAACACcccattgtttttgttttttaaacaatcattttctttaagaTTTCTttaatcactttcattttccCTAAGAATTCATcggtaattttcgaagaaaagataGCTTGACAGTTGACAGCACACCGCCATAAGCTCATAACTGACACAATCAAcaacacgccatctatttggcACATCTCAAAACTCAATATTCGAAGGACTGGTCTTAAGACACTCACAattcacaaaacttgaaaagccCATTTTTGTTTGGTAAAACCTAGCATTCAATCCTTAGAACTCtacagagaacaaagctcacttgctagtttcatgcaaattttccggaagtataccggaagtagaagatagcgccttaaccattgagctgccgacaaaataaaccaaatattcgtgatctccatgaaatttggggtcaattaaatgtaatttaaacgaaatccagaattttgtcaaaatcaagatttttcctgacttttctcattttctgacTGATTTCAGGATAATTcttgaaaccggaagtactcGTGCGTACAAATAACGTCTTATTAACTAAAAAGCCACCACTGCAGCATCACAACAGACGATAGTATAATAATGCTTCCACAATGAGGACAAGGCAGCTTGTCATTCGTCCATGTGCCCTGTCTATTGCATCTGTTGGTGATTCCAGATTGTTGACGAAATATCATATAGACCTTATTCTGATCCAAatgtatgggtcaagccgacccctttgcgtcgcgttgcagtctgaaggggtgccgtgaacaggagattttattttggctCCCCCCATGTGGCATGGGACTAGGCTTTTCTggttaatcgtgcccgagggaagaatagggaggaaaggaaagaatgaagaaaagaggggaccagactttcctttcctcccttttcttcccgcGGGCACATTCGTCCCACATTCGTCCCATGCCACATgggacaaaataaaatctcctgttcacggcaccccttcacactgcaacgcgacgcaaaggggtcggcttgacccatacctttggatcAGAATAAGGTCTATACTGCTGCTACCTTTACCGTCTTTGCATATTACCTTTTAACTTTATTCCTGTCATTCAGCACTTTGTCTTATTTGTGATAAATCTTTCTGTTTCTCTATAGGTTTCGACCATCTCTGGTTTTGATGTTCATTGATGTTCAAGCTGTTGATGGAGATGCTGTAATGAGGagatggtgaaaggtgtgcTTTAAGCTGTTGTACTTGGTGTTACAATTCAATGTGTTGTTCGTGAATTCGTCTGTCATGTCATATCTCACTCACATCTCATCCACACAGTATAAAATTGAGACCACCTGATCTTACATGTCCTAGGGCTAGGAATAATTCAATCGAAAATTGCGTGATCAAGAAACCTTCTGCGCCAAACATACAATAACACTGTGTTATTATCTTGGTTGAATAAGCAACAGGCCAGTTTCAATCttataaaattgaatgttacAATCTTGGTTGATAAAGCAAATAAAGTGTTAATCAGTAAGATTATGGGTTTGTCACAATTGTGTTTGATTTCGTTGTAATAATTAGAAGAAAGTAAATGATGAAAACAAGATGGTAAATATAAAATGCATCAACACTAATTCTAAAACTTGTAACAAAATCTAATTGTTTACAATCTTAGTAATAGCAGGTAAAAATTGTGATCACTCTAGTCTTTCTGTTTCAATACTGctttattgaattttattcttaAAAGACCAAGAGCTCCAACTAAAAGGTTCTTTCAAAGAAAACCTGCTACTAAACGTAGTAAATTTAATCCTCaaagttttcaaagtttttttttattgaaaaatttatgttgTATCAAACAccagttgaaaagaagaaagaagtgaGCACAAATTTCGATTCGGATAATTATTTACAAGAGCCCGAATCCTTGTCGGAAAAAACTGATAAAAAACGAAACCACCAActaaaaatacagaaaaatcaaatactaaaaatccACCActggctaaaaaaaaagaggaaagaaaagtgCTGAAAACCCATCGACAAAAACTGGTAATGCGCCTGAACCAGCCGCGAAACGGCCGAGAGTTGCTTCAAAACGGAATACTATTTCAACGGAAGAACCAGCCACAGCCTCCACTGAACATGTAGACATAGGTATTTAGAACAATTTGTTTGTATGTTTTCAAAAGGTGTCTGCCATGGTGTctgcaatcaaacattacaAACGGCATCATAAAAATTGTTATCAGTTCAACCAATTATTTACCATAAGAACATTGTACCTGACCTGAATAATGTTAGTCATCTTCTTGACGTGGTGGACAGCAtggtttccaaatttttcaagattCGTCTACAAATAAAAGTGGCACTATATACTTTCGGGGTTACTCTCActgcaaaacaaatttaatcgCTCTCACCATCGCATCTGCCAACGAAATATAAGGAATCCAGCTAACATTAAATCCCCAACAGGGTACAATTACAATGGCGTCACTTTCTCTTAAACGTCATGCTTCAACTAACACCGTGGTGGTGGAACGTGGGCCGTCGAGGACTTAAGCTTTGATTTTTAACCTTGGAACTGCAGAGTGCAGACGAACTTCCGCTTTTGAGCATAGAGCCTGATAGAGTGATGGAGCCATGGAcaagttaaataaaaatgaaaagaacatTAGATATATCGCAAGTCGCATCCCCAGGGCCACGGGGGTGCCAgcatattttgaaataattaaactatatatttcccattttcccgagaagatttttaaaactgaTTCTTATCACTAATTTTGTCATAACTTTACTCCACGCCACCGGCGCCACCAACCTTACCACAAAATTGACTGAACGCACTCCGGTTGGCGGTTGGCTGTATCTGTGCTGCTGACTGGCGAGAGGTGCAAAGCTTACGGCATTGTAGGTCTTTATTATGTAGGGTAGTAAAGCCGGAttattttatctattttttcgtttatttacattcttaatttgattttcttgagAGGATATTGATGTATCGACATTCGCATAGAAAACGTTAGTGAACTGAACAATCTTGTTACACTTGTACTTTTCACTTACGTACGGTCTATttagttctttcttttcaggGTGTTGGAGCCTTATTTCATATAAATTCTACAGAAAAGGagttgttttcatttgttgtgaatcaaaaaattaaatactgtAACTCGGCAAGTACCATGTCCAAAAGCATGCAAATTCTAAGTAAAGAGTTGTTGCTcctagaaatgaagaaaagcatCCCAATACTAAGTAGTTCATTACACAAAGGTGAAAGTGGTAGAATCGGAGTGATTGGTGGTAGTTTGGAATATACAGGAGCACCTTATTTTGCTGCAATGGCTGCCCTCCGTGTGGGCTGTGATCTTGTTCATGTGTTTTGCATGAAAGAAGCTGCTCCAGTTATCAAGAGCTATAGCCCTGAACTAATTGTCCATCCATTGCTTGATAGCCCAAATGCACAACAAGCTATTTCTGAATGGTTGCCTCGAATTCACGCTTTAATCATTGGACCAGGTCTTGGTAGAGATGCAGGAGTTTTTAAAATCCTGGGTCCCATTATCAACCATGCAAAGGAACTGAAAATTCCGCTTGTGATAGATGCTGATGGATTATTTTACATCAATAGCAATCACCAAATTATTCATAATTGTACCAATGTGATTTTGACTCCAAATGTCATAGAATTTACCAGACTTTACAAAGCTGTTATGGGCATATCAATTGATCCTAGTCAACCTGTACTAGTTGAAGATGTCGCAGCCTTGGCAAAAAGACTGGGCAATGTTACAATCCTGCAAAAAGCTGAAAAAG
It encodes:
- the LOC124314842 gene encoding uncharacterized protein LOC124314842 isoform X1, with amino-acid sequence MVDRGVYTLRGWLAFVSFLDFAQALRSWFDKDVFLGSYYKNYNSSTNITDLENLPLPSSSARLLIAYSIQNGSILLLSAFCIHHWSMAVMAMFSLLLKIVYLMLEALKFKSTPFNFHIIFPVIVDGITFIALTFSPKLLKKEILNDQENEEILKLCNGKPIYLPSKKKKHFN
- the LOC124314766 gene encoding ATP-dependent (S)-NAD(P)H-hydrate dehydratase-like isoform X1; translated protein: MYRHSHRKLLSFQGVGALFHINSTEKELFSFVVNQKIKYCNSASTMSKSMQILSKELLLLEMKKSIPILSSSLHKGESGRIGVIGGSLEYTGAPYFAAMAALRVGCDLVHVFCMKEAAPVIKSYSPELIVHPLLDSPNAQQAISEWLPRIHALIIGPGLGRDAGVFKILGPIINHAKELKIPLVIDADGLFYINSNHQIIHNCTNVILTPNVIEFTRLYKAVMGISIDPSQPVLVEDVAALAKRLGNVTILQKAEKDITSNGIDVNICEKMGSPRRCGGQGDLLCGFLATFLYWKTHDKYTHEVTLSAAAAATHLSRMISRKAFEIHGRGTLASDMIPYIPECFRSLFNQE
- the LOC124314766 gene encoding ATP-dependent (S)-NAD(P)H-hydrate dehydratase-like isoform X2, with product MSKSMQILSKELLLLEMKKSIPILSSSLHKGESGRIGVIGGSLEYTGAPYFAAMAALRVGCDLVHVFCMKEAAPVIKSYSPELIVHPLLDSPNAQQAISEWLPRIHALIIGPGLGRDAGVFKILGPIINHAKELKIPLVIDADGLFYINSNHQIIHNCTNVILTPNVIEFTRLYKAVMGISIDPSQPVLVEDVAALAKRLGNVTILQKAEKDITSNGIDVNICEKMGSPRRCGGQGDLLCGFLATFLYWKTHDKYTHEVTLSAAAAATHLSRMISRKAFEIHGRGTLASDMIPYIPECFRSLFNQE
- the LOC124314842 gene encoding uncharacterized protein LOC124314842 isoform X2, with product MVDRGVYTLRVPLPSSSARLLIAYSIQNGSILLLSAFCIHHWSMAVMAMFSLLLKIVYLMLEALKFKSTPFNFHIIFPVIVDGITFIALTFSPKLLKKEILNDQENEEILKLCNGKPIYLPSKKKKHFN